The genomic stretch taatacggagtaaattttaattgtttttattaattgaacaattataaaacattaaaacCAATCCAACATCATCGATTCCGTGACATTtcgacgttttttttttttttttggtttctttttcgtacatacttttttttttttttttgcttaattataaataaactgcAGAGGTAAGAATTCATGGGGATACGTAAACCCATGTGAAAATAAATCAGGAAactttttttatcaaaataaattatataattttctttttaaaagaattatatttaaaaaataaatattttttgcgATAGGATCATGTaagagaaaattttatttttttagatacattttcattttttgtcctactattattggggcattgtcaattttagtccacttcattaatttttgccacattgcgaccagtcttatttagtccttaccagttttagtccaccgttaaaatttttgtcaaataactgtccaaaataggggtattttggtcttttcatgctttgatcatctcctttaccttttgcagtggttttcctcacagattttcatccaatgaagaggtccgacgaaagacatgactttgtaatgtgcttcacatggctttcgccggacctcttcaatggatgaaaatgtataaggaaaaccactgGAAAGGGTCAAGTAGATgaccaaaacatgaaaagaccaaaaatacccttgttttggacagcaatttgacaaaaatttcaaTGGTAAACTGAAAGTGGTAAACTGaaagtggtaaggactaaataagactggccgtaatgtggTAAAAATTAGTGAAGTGGattaaaattggcaatgccctaataacaataggacgaaaaatggaaatgactcttttttttattacattttattcttgactattaaatttttttaattaaatacatgaatatgtaatttgtattatatttgatCTTATGTCTAATTTTTTTCAGTCAACTATTGttgaaaatgttatttttggaagaGTGCTTCTAGAATGAGCATTACATTTGCTTCTTTATGAAAAAGTACTAGCGACAATAGTTGATttgagaaattaaataataatattaaatatgataGAAATTATATAGCCATCCATCCatctaattataaaattttaatagtaaggatcaaatgtataataattagagaataaaaatgaaatttattcatAGAAGTTGAGATGACAAAATAAAGAAGATGAGATGTTGCTTACACAGGAAATCGATAATCAAACGTCCGTCGCAAAGTCGGTCGAAAGGTCGGTGGAAGAATGTACGACCGTAGGGGTAATTGAAAATGTAGCCGTGCGCGGCGGGAAAGCCGCCGGTGTCGGAGTTGGAGTCGCCAAAgttgattatattaattaattttataatggaTAGTtgcttatttaattatttatttgatcAAGGCCAAAGGTTCAGTTATTGTGGGGGGCGTCGATGGCAATAAGGTGGTCCGCAACAAGTGGGAAAAACCTTCCCCGGGATATCTTAAGATGAATACAGAATCCTCATACTAACCGAATGGGCTACGGTTGAGTTTGTTGCTGCTTCTTGCATCCCAGGAAGAGGCATCTTCACCCCGGAAGAAGCTGAAGCCATGGCCATTATGGAAGCACTCTCATGGATTAAGCGACATGGTGCAAGTAAAGTAGAATCCAAGCTGAGTCAAAGATGGGTATCTCGCATGTTAATCGTACTACGAATAGAGTTACCCATAGCCTTGCTAGGGAAGCTTGTTTTGTACGTCACGAGTATAATACTATCCCTCATTGGTTTATTGTCAATGATTTATAAATCCTTTGATTTGAATTAATGAAGTttgtttttctcaaaaataaagaataaacgAGATCAACTCATTGCATAGTTCCTTTCAAACTGGAACCGGGAGGTTTTTGGTAATATTGAACGCACAAACCAGAAGAGTTGGAGCCCTTATCAATGGCTGCGTCGACATTTAGTTTAAGCTATCCTGTAGGGGGTTTCTCCCAAGCTGCCTCATCCACATGACCAGTCTATTATGAAATTTCCCCCATGCCTCTTGGAGAGCTTTAGCTTCTGCCATAACAAGTGATGAGTGACAGGCCGTGTTGTTCTAGATCAATTTATTCCTTACTAACCAAATCTTCCAGCAAACAAATAGAAACTTTTGTACATTCCACCCATTCTGCAAACTGCATCCCTCCATTACCAGTAATGCCTTCAATACATTGCCAACAAACTCGCATGAGATGAACAGATGAGCAGTGGTTTGGTTTCACAGTTCCTCCTACACAGGCTACATTTGGAAGAGCATTGCACTCTTTTCATACAAAGATTATCAGCAGTAGGGAGATAATTAGAGCAGGCCTGCCTGCCTGCCTGCCAGACAAATATCTTCATTTTCGGAGGGATATTCAAGTTCCACAGATTGAGATCGAGTGCAGCAGCAGGAACCTAGCTCACCAAACAAAACCCTATCTATAACAACGCTTAAACAAGGCATTCATATTGTACTTCACAAGGAAACACTAGCTAGATATCATATATTAGTTAATTGGGTGTTTCTCTTTACTCTTTTCTTCATCATCTCAGCCCATCTTGCAAACAGATTTGAGACCTCAAATTTTCCACATAATTTCATCCTATGAGACAACTCCTCTAATATATCAGGGTTTCCAGCTCGGCTGAAATCAGCAGCAAGTTTATTGTAGTCAAGTTGAGGAGCTCTCATTCCTTTCTCTATCATTTCCTCCAAGTATTTACAAGCCTCAACTGATCTCCCCTGCTGTACAAGCCCTCCAATGAAAACAGTATAACAATTCTCGTCGGGACAGCATCCTTTGGAGTTCATCTCCTCCCAAACTGCACACCCGAGGTCATAATTCCTTGTCGTGAAGAATGATTTCATCATCATATTATATGTGTGAATAGTTGGTTGAACCCCATTTTGGATCATCTTCTTGTATATTCTCACTACATCATCAGGCATTCGTCGGTTACTCATCAATTTGATCAAGGCATTGTATAATTGTGCATCGGGTGGACACCCTTTCTCCCGCATCTCCTTCAGCAACCCATACACTCGGTCCATCTTCTTTATATTGCCAAACCCTGTTATCAAACAGGTATAAACGGCAACATCAGGCTCGCATCCAGTACCGAGCATTTCCTCAAAGTACTCAATAGCTTCATCCATCTTCCTTTGTTTGCACAAGTGTCGGATCAAAATTGTATAGCTTCTTGCATTAGGAGATGGACCCTTTGCTTTCATCACCTCAAACAATTTGATTGCATCGGAGCTTTTATGACTCCTTAATAACCCTTCTAGCATTATATTATGCGCAACAAGATCAGGCTTAAAACCTTTGTCAATCATCTCATTCCACAGCTTCCCAGCCTCCATCAAGTTCTTCACCTTACACCAACCATTGATCAAAACAGTATAAGTCTGCAAATTTGGTGTAAACCTATGCTCCAATTTCTCAAACAAAACCTGTGCTTCTTTTCCAAGCTTTGCCCTTCCCAATGCATCAAGCAAACAATTGATACTCTCAACTCCATATTCAAACTTGTACTTTTTCATCAATTCAAAAATCCCAACAgctttcttcctctcttttgcAGCAGCAAACGCCTTCATTGCAATTACAAAGGTCTCTATCGTAAGTAAGCCCTTCTCACCCATTTCTTCAAGAACCGACACCATAGTCTCAAACTGCCTAGTCTTTCCAAGTATTGCCATCATTGCATTATAAGTTTTTGAATCATGAACATATCCTGGCCTCTGCGCAGCCCAACAAAAGAATCTAAACGCAGGCTTTCTAGCATGCTTGAATCTCTCCAATACATCAATCACCAAATCATGGGTCAAATTAATCCCGCATTCATCCAGAATGGCCTCCATATTTCTGTCCAGCGAGAACAACTCATCAATCACTTTACAAACCCTATCCACCTCCCTTGGATCTGCTTTTGATTCAACGCATCCACtctcacactcactttcacctTCGTCATGATTCTCTGACTCAGATCCAGAATCTACACCACTACAGAATTCCCTGTACTTCAAGTCCagaaattttctttttgaataaaaatcagTGTTTGAggtattttcacttacaaatggaACTTCGTAACAATTATAATGGAGACAACTATGATTACCGGAATGAACCAGACGAGTAAGAATCTGCACTTGCTGTCCGTCATTCCTTTGCCCTCCTATACATGCAGCTTGTGTATCACTTGGTTCAACAGATTCGCTGGAGAAAATGCGGAGAAGTTTATCATTGTCGTCAGTCCGCGAAATAGAGAGCTGTAAAGTTCTAAGCTTTAGTGGCCTTTGAAGCTTTCTTAGATAGAGAGCCATTTGGACTACAGTAAATCCGGAGATAAAACGTAGTAAAGCTTTAAGCTTTATCACTTTCTTATAGAGGGGTTCCAATTGGCAGTCCAGGAGCAAATCCAGAAATTTTTCTGAGTGGAGGCAAAGTTCAAGTGAATTAAAAAATGTCCATGCAAAATATCAAACACTGATAATATGGTTAAAACTGAaccaaaaactatatatatatcattaactAATCAAACTCACAGTTATATAGCATACTGGAAGCAGTGGATTAATATACATTATGACATTTATAAGCAGTGGACTTTACTACTACACGTCTACACAAAACATGCAGATACATTAATACATTATAGCATATAGACATACAGTGCTGGAAGCATAGCAGTGGAATAGTGGAATCATTGATAAAAATTGGGGAAATATACATAGATTGATAAAAATTCGGGAAATATTTAATCTCATACATTACATTTTTGTTATGCACAGTACATCTCAATTTATAGCAGATTGCAATTTAGACTTTTTGAATCAAATTATTCGTAATAATATACTTGATTATGTATGATCTCATATAGTCAAGTAATTGAACTGAAATGTAGaaaaatagttatatatatatatatatatatatatatatatatatatatataaggacaaATGCAGATGCATTGAGTACAAGctattgcaagtttaaaaaagTCTAAACTCTTTTCATTCCCAATAAAAAGGGGACTGCTATTGAGTACAAGTCTACCTAT from Ipomoea triloba cultivar NCNSP0323 chromosome 12, ASM357664v1 encodes the following:
- the LOC115999511 gene encoding pentatricopeptide repeat-containing protein At3g62470, mitochondrial-like — its product is METKLGVSEISVNRPKKSVIGRFRPQRQSHRRRHDGSSLLPRLSALTASMPNALRLQRHSGQADRQSLPHAVTPSGLLPPTSLVTPQSSPQPRPSANHPSAALLREINIHGYTQAVYIICLRLRQECCTFTNGDYVKSGLAELELWCCQDKEEGFLDAQFSQLQQHQDESNATFVTEVVTLFFEDSERLLNDLNTALESVEPSDTQAACIGGQRNDGQQVQILTRLVHSGNHSCLHYNCYEVPFVSENTSNTDFYSKRKFLDLKYREFCSGVDSGSESENHDEGESECESGCVESKADPREVDRVCKVIDELFSLDRNMEAILDECGINLTHDLVIDVLERFKHARKPAFRFFCWAAQRPGYVHDSKTYNAMMAILGKTRQFETMVSVLEEMGEKGLLTIETFVIAMKAFAAAKERKKAVGIFELMKKYKFEYGVESINCLLDALGRAKLGKEAQVLFEKLEHRFTPNLQTYTVLINGWCKVKNLMEAGKLWNEMIDKGFKPDLVAHNIMLEGLLRSHKSSDAIKLFEVMKAKGPSPNARSYTILIRHLCKQRKMDEAIEYFEEMLGTGCEPDVAVYTCLITGFGNIKKMDRVYGLLKEMREKGCPPDAQLYNALIKLMSNRRMPDDVVRIYKKMIQNGVQPTIHTYNMMMKSFFTTRNYDLGCAVWEEMNSKGCCPDENCYTVFIGGLVQQGRSVEACKYLEEMIEKGMRAPQLDYNKLAADFSRAGNPDILEELSHRMKLCGKFEVSNLFARWAEMMKKRVKRNTQLTNI